One Kangiella geojedonensis DNA segment encodes these proteins:
- a CDS encoding RidA family protein has translation MAKEVINTEKAPAAIGTYSQAVKAGNTVYLSGQIPLVPETMELVENFDQQVHQVFKNLSAVCEASGGTLDQISKLNIFMLDLAHFATVNDIMSQYFTEPYPARAAIGVKELPKGAQIEMDAIMTLED, from the coding sequence GTGGCTAAAGAAGTTATCAATACAGAAAAAGCACCTGCCGCTATCGGTACTTATTCTCAAGCGGTAAAAGCAGGAAATACGGTCTATTTATCTGGTCAAATTCCGTTGGTCCCAGAGACTATGGAGTTAGTTGAGAATTTTGACCAACAAGTCCACCAAGTTTTCAAAAACCTGAGTGCCGTATGCGAAGCTTCGGGTGGTACTTTAGACCAGATTTCTAAGTTAAATATTTTTATGCTCGATCTCGCTCACTTCGCCACAGTGAATGATATTATGTCGCAATACTTTACCGAACCATACCCAGCTAGAGCGGCTATTGGTGTTAAAGAATTACCTAAAGGCGCTCAGATCGAGATGGACGCTATCATGACGCTTGAGGACTAA